A single window of Solanum dulcamara chromosome 5, daSolDulc1.2, whole genome shotgun sequence DNA harbors:
- the LOC129890430 gene encoding probable inositol transporter 2, producing MEGGVAHGTDTTAFKECLALSWKNPYVLRLAFSAGIGGLLFGYDTGVISGALLYIRDDFKDVDRNTVLQESIVSMAVAGAIIGAAIGGWLNDKFGRKSAILIADFLFFIGAVIMASAMNSALLIVGRIFVGLGVGMASMTAPLYISEASPARIRGALVSTNGFLITGGQFLSYLINFAFTKVPDTWRWMLGVAGLPALLQFILMFLLPESPRWLYRKGRNEEAKTILRKIYSPEQVEMEIQALKESVDKEIEENKASANINLFKLYQKKTVRRGLIAGIGLQIFQQFVGINTVMYYSPTIIQLAGIASNRTALLLSLVTAGLNAFGSIVSIYFIDRTGRKKLLIISLCGVVISLGFLSAVFHEATSTSPAVSMAETSHFAANFTCPAYHDAGSASSWDCTRCLKASPGCGFCASPQNKLLPGACLISNDTIKDACHDQDRLWYTRGCPSRYGWLALLGLALYIIFFSPGMGTVPWIVNSEIYPLRFRGLCGGIAATANWISNLIVAQSFLSLTHAIGTSWTFLVFGVISVIAMLFVLICVPETKGLPIEEIEKVLERRGLHMMFWKKRANEKNGGENDTKKEGEGVP from the exons atggaAGGAGGAGTTGCTCATGGAACAGATACAACAGCTTTCAAAGAATGTTTAGCACTTTCATGGAAGAATCCTTATGTTCTTCGTCTTGCTTTCTCTGCTGGAATTGGTGGCCTTCTATTTGGCTATGATACTG GAGTAATATCAGGAGCTCTTCTTTACATTAGAGATGACTTCAAGGATGTTGATAGAAACACCGTCTTACAG GAATCTATAGTGAGCATGGCAGTTGCAGGAGCAATCATAGGTGCAGCAATTGGTGGTTGGCTTAATGACAAATTTGGGAGGAAAAGTGCTATACTCATTGCTGATTTCCTCTTCTTTATTGGAGCTGTGATTATGGCATCAGCAATGAATTCAGCACTCCTCATAGTTGGTAGGATCTTTGTTGGACTTGGTGTTGGTATGGCATCAATGACTGCTCCTTTATACATATCAGAGGCTTCTCCTGCTAGGATTAGAGGTGCCCTTGTTAGTACCAATGGATTTCTCATCACTGGAGGACAATTCTTGTCCTACCTTATTAACTTTgctttcaccaag GTACCAGACACCTGGAGATGGATGCTTGGAGTAGCAGGATTGCCTGCCCTCCTTCAGTTCATATTAATGTTTCTTCTTCCTGAATCGCCTCGTTGGCTTTATCGCAAG GGGAGGAATGAGGAAGCCAAGACAATACTAAGGAAGATATATTCACCTGAGCAAGTTGAGATGGAAATTCAAGCTCTTAAAGAATCAGTAGacaaagaaattgaagaaaacaaaGCATCTGCAAACATCAATCTCTTCAAACTATACCAGAAGAAAACAGTTCGCCGTGGACTAATAGCTGGAATTGGTCTCCAAATATTCCAACAATTTGTGGGCATAAACACTGTCATGTATTACAGCCCTACTATAATTCAGCTGGCTGGAATTGCCTCGAACAGGACAGCGCTCCTTCTATCACTTGTCACAGCCGGGCTAAACGCTTTTGGCTCAATTGTGAGCATATATTTTATAGACAGGACTGGAAGGAAGAAGCTTCTTATAATCAGCTTGTGTGGTGTTGTGATTTCTCTGGGGTTTCTATCAGCAGTGTTCCATGAGGCTACTTCAACTTCACCAGCAGTTAGTATGGCTGAGACATCTCACTTTGCAGCAAATTTCACTTGTCCTGCTTACCATGATGCTGGTTCTGCTAGTTCTTGGGATTGTACTAGGTGTCTTAAAGCTTCTCCTGGTTGTGGCTTTTGTGCTTCACCTCAAAATAAG CTGCTACCTGGGGCATGCCTCATCTCCAATGATACTATTAAGGATGCTTGTCATGATCAAGATAGGTTATGGTACACAAGAGGTTGTCCAAGTAGATATGGATGGCTAGCCCTACTCGGGCTAGCTTTGTACATCATTTTCTTCTCTCCAGGAATGGGTACCGTTCCATGGATTGTTAACTCGGAGATATACCCTTTAAGATTTCGAGGGCTTTGTGGAGGAATAGCTGCAACAGCAAACTGGATTTCAAACCTTATTGTAGCACAATCCTTTTTGTCATTGACACATGCCATTGGAACATCATGGACATTCCTTGTATTTGGAGTTATCTCTGTGATAGCCATGCTTTTTGTCTTGATTTGTGTTCCAGAAACTAAGGGGCTTCCAATTGAAGAAATTGAGAAGGTTTTGGAGAGAAGAGGTTTACATATGATGTTTTGGAAGAAAAGGGCTAATGAGAAGAATGGTGGAGAAAATGATACCAAGAAAGAAGGGGAAGGAGTTCCATAG